From a single Toxoplasma gondii ME49 chromosome II, whole genome shotgun sequence genomic region:
- a CDS encoding aspartyl aminopeptidase (encoded by transcript TGME49_297970) encodes MQMQTGTELDLLTNMLGTSSAVAAALLEGGRRYGANFLSFVNETGSPYHSVLAVQQRLIACGFSQLDERDKWDLRLGGKYFVTRNHSCIAAFVIGEKFKATSGGFTVVAAHTDSPCLRLRPNSNVKKEGVQQVGVECYGGGLWHTWFDRGLGVAGKVVVKAQDGSLAEKLIRVDRPILVLPNLAIHLQSAEEISAFKINKETHLQPVLCTEVYTQLLAANDSTAREEKRTEEADKETEGNSSCSHLRKRQGERAAAPLLSLIAQELRVENEDIVEWDLCLMDATPGRFCGVHEEFVESPRLDNLGSTWAAFSALMECPSPHPEEISMAVGFDHEEIGSESYTGAGSNVLMVWMERVAQALSAAEFYPQILSRSFLVSSDMAHGVHPNYAERHQGQNKPQMQQGVVIKENANQRYATNATSMALTRAVAEKGQVPMQMFTVKNDSRCGSTVGPILSARLGVRTIDIGIPQWAMHSCRETCGILDLYALQLLLKEFFASFRSIDNSYKGM; translated from the exons ATGCAAATGCAGACTGGCACAGAACTCGATCTG CTCACCAACATGCTAGGCACGAGCAGTGCAGTCGCCGCTGCACTCCTAGAGGGCGGCAGAAGGTACGGGGCGaacttcctctcttttgtGAATGAGACAGGTTCGCCCTACCACTCAGTTCTCGCAGTTCAACAGAGGCTGATCGCCTGCGGCTTTTCCCAGCTGGACGAAAG AGATAAATGGGATCTTCGCCTGGGCGGAAAGTACTTTGTAACTCGCAATCATTCTTGCATCGCTGCTTTCGTTATTG GTGAAAAGTTCAAAGCTACCAGCGGCGGCTTCACGGTCGTCGCAGCTCACACAGattctccctgtctccgtcttcggcCTAACAGCAATGTCAAGAAGGAAGGTGTTCAACAG GTCGGGGTCGAGTGCTATGGAGGCGGGCTGTGGCACACGTGGTTTGATCGAGGCCTGGGCGTCGCTGGGAAGGTCGTGGTGAAGGCGCAAGACG GGTCGTTGGCAGAGAAACTCATTCGCGTCGATCGTCCCATTCTCGTTTTGCCGAATCTCGCCATTCACCTCCAGTCTGCGGAAGAGATTTCCGCCTTCAAAATTAATAAG GAAACCCACCTTCAGCCCGTCCTGTGCACCGAGGTGTACACGCAGCTGCTGGCGGCGAACGATAGCACTgcaagggaagagaaacggacagaggaggcagacaaggaaacagagggaaacaGCTCGTGCTCTCATCTGAGAAAGCGGCAGGGCGAGCGTGCggctgctcctcttctctctcttatCGCCCA GGAACTGAGAGTCGAGAACGAGGATATCGTTGAGTGGGACTTGTGCCTCATGGACGCCACG CCTGGCAGGTTTTGCGGTGTGCATGAAGAGTTCGTTGAGTCGCCTCGCTTGGACAACTTGGGGTCGACGTGGGccgctttttctgcgttgATGGAGTGCCCGAGTCCCCATCCTGAAGAAATTTCGATGGCAGTTGGTTTTGACCACGAAGAAATCGGCAGCGAAAGCTACACAGGCGCCGGGTCGAACGTGCTGATG gTCTGGATGGAGCGCGTGGCCCAGGCTCTTTCTGCGGCGGAATTCTATCCTCAAATTCTTTCccgttccttcctcgtcagCTCC GATATGGCACACGGGGTCCATCCGAATTATGCGGAGCGCCACCAGGGACAGAACAAGCCCCAAATGCAACAA GGTGTCGTCATCAAAGAAAATGCGAATCAAAGATACGCGACGAACGCGACGTCGATGGCGCTCACACGTGCAGTTGCGGAGAAGGGCCAGGTGCCTATGCAAATGTTCACCGTCAAGAACGACTCGCGATGTGGCAGCACTGTAGGACCGATTCTCAGCGCGCGGCTAG GTGTGAGGACAATCGACATTGGGATTCCCCAGTGGGCGATGCACTCGTGCAGAGAAACGTGTGGCATTCTAGACCTCTACGCGCTTCAGTTACTTCTTAAG GAattcttcgcctcttttcgCTCGATTGACAATAGCTACAAGGGCATGTAA
- the RON6 gene encoding rhoptry neck protein RON6 (encoded by transcript TGME49_297960~Signal peptide predicted by SignalP 2.0 HMM (probability 0.655) with cleavage site probability 0.369 at residue 40~Predicted trans-membrane domain (TMHMM2.0):12-35): MGGRATTSGARSLALPLLALFKPSFVLLFFLSSAVSSGLAGSRIADGVLLPAGQDRSRSAPPQIKPGVGHFGEGSHGLNISRTFLANSASTSLHSSSTGPSRSAAARLSSVHSVAPSSTPLSPSSLLRGSKASRSAFPSFSSLRKEKLSTSSAEKQGIVDNSFEDEGLEGRARKPRAPPAVDESLIDLSGHSDTPEMSPSAGVNDVLAPARILNPKQFARQLVAKVHTAFVQRDQRIAEDQKDGKENVEKERRQGSSALLGVDEQLKQADHGDVAADDGETGEIDVNEAEALIPDEESVGRSVFLQDAREFEDDDGKQDDDADDVSSSHDIRARDAHTFAFVQNTDQTEKEEAEGSSQEDDDMVGSNEETGSKSKSEGGDASEKEEKSEKGDTSERGDKSEKEDTTEKEEKSENGDTSERGDKSENGDTSEKEDQSGKGDTSQQGDKSEKEEKSEAADKSEADTSKNSSSAKAGVSEKFKSAAQPRSHLVHITTGYLPKIRAYRATVNPSHSRRRKKKKEGGSEDTESKAHEKHREGEALPEPRDSEKESESKAEAAASHNEPGNEGDEAPGDSGDQERQAGGDSVPSHPGDNAVNESRSGDNRGEAGETREAENDAAVGHSEDTGTGETPSAEGHHGEESGAETVVPSDPREEMGMAEARSANSPEENTAEATGGGASPYREEAETIVQPYTDARQGGNNDASAASPVARHDYTEGSQASPASRPDDNARATGSDSSPVYREHAWSGEAPAGEGQQEYTGGAGYAAPVSHHDQTEASPARSVTTPEWSAQATGSEPQPGEGTARDQEHVDNASADRQNAEAEGNEAKSEGSPENNAQETHETGSEPQPGEGTARDQEHVDNASADRQNAEAEGNEAKSEGSPENNAQETHETGSEPQPGEGTARDQDHVDNASADRQNAEAEGNEAKSEGSPENNAQETHETGSEPQPGEGTARDQEHVDNASADRQNAEAEGNEAKSEGSPENNAQETHETGSEPQPGEGTARDQEHVDNASADRQNAEAEGNEAKSEGSPENNAQETHETGSEPQPGEGTARDQDHVDNASADRQNAEAEGNEAKSVTGPDGGAQANGGESAVTQHKQASAGDSEGRQDYRNGAGYASPVARHDHAEASLARSATTLEGRAQNTGTPASAQREETKPRPAAVEDVSKNKEPEIEEEPIHLQHTGTNANIGHTNATSANHQPTTEAEGGSADAHHGGDEQKEGEHERAPGEGGHEAEGGSADAHHGGDEQKEGEHERAPGEGGHEAEGGSADAHHGGDEQKEGEHERAPGEGGHEAEGGSADAHHGGDEQKEGEHERAPSEGGHEAESGSADAHHGGDEQKEGEHERAPGEGGHEAEGGSADAHHGGDEQKEGEHARAPGEGGHEAEGGSADAHHGGDEQKEGEHERAPGEGGHEAEGGSADAHHGGDEQKEGEHERAPGEGGHEAEGGSADAHHGGDEQKEGEHERAPGEGGHEAEGGSADAHHGGDEQKEGEHERAPGEGGHEAEGGSADAHHGGDEQKEGEHERAPGEGGHEAEGGSADAHHGGDEQKEGEHERAPGEGGHEAEGGSADAHHGGDEQKEGEHERAPGEGGHEAEGGSADAHHGGDEQKEGEHERAPGEGGHEAEGGSADAHHGGDEQKEGEHERAPGEGGHEAEGGSADAHHGGDEQKEGEHERAPGEGGHEAEGGSADAHHGGDEQKEGEHERAPGEGGHEAEGGSADAHHGGDEQKERGGEGSAEEQERGSGVAWEAAVHPHEQGRVTEAEGESSRVEEEHEAGGAPVHAHLGNEGGNEVGLSLGDQKQGSGGESSSSQAGHAKTEERKSGYSHHGPETEEDTAFSHSGGGTGDERETRRSNSEQRKERTEEGGARDQPQNEKKTEEQHAQKQEEQHKRDIALSKHQEAEENRRHADVLLQHHHLGQGGPRGRTAVTSHSHMHVQDVTQHHQLQEATQMAGKLTRHLQIQNSLKLREMFLKRKEVGHLNLLKHFQDLMQAVVSRIYSKLKGAKRSLKRMYSHSRSIIKRFLHETDHKVVRPEELPSAVLTPPDEGNVLGKTTNGIVMDCPTDCNPAACDNKPVEPAQCFKYEAVAGGGGFRRCEPFADPLTATCGKGFTRCAMAAPTRGKHYQMFASPPDHPLPQPLLIQGSNLHACLRLLPVHQATRCSPESAETVEAALKDTQAVAQQPPPHVLEQAVLFENIQVPMPGSYKLCMLQYWRPPDSKPTDNVFIMGIDEIGTLDVLQQPDAETLKHVQGLHKKDSQMH; the protein is encoded by the exons atgGGGGGCCGAGCCACCACGTCCGGCGCACGCTCTCTCGCCCTGcccctcctcgctctcttcaagccttcctttgttctcttgtttttcctctcttctgccgtcTCATCTGGTCTCGCCGGCTCTCGCATCGCTGATGGAGTGCTTCTCCCCGCCGGTCAAGATCGTTCACGCAGTGCCCCCCCTCAAATCAAACCCGGTGTTGGGCATTTTGGTGAAG GCAGCCATGGTCTGAACATTTCCCGGACGTTTTTAGCGAACAGTGCGTCCACTTCACTGCACTCGAGTTCTACGGGTCCTTCGcgttctgcagctgctcggTTGTCCAGTGTCCACTCTGTCGCACCGTCTTCGACTCCcttgtctccctcgtctctgttGCGGGGATCGAAAGCTTCCCGTTCCGCATTTCCGTCGTTTTCCTCACTACGAAAAGAAAAGCTATCCACGAGTTCAGCGGAGAAGCAAGGCATAGTTGACAATTCTTTTGAAGATGAAGGTTTGGAAGGACGTGCGCGTAAGCCCAGAGCGCCTCCCGCTGTTGACGAGAGTTTGATAGACTTATCTGGACACTCGGATACACCTGAGATGTCTCCCTCGGCAGGTGTCAACGACGTTCTTGCTCCTGCAAGAATCTTGAATCCGAAGCAATTCGCAAGACAGCTGGTGGCCAAAGTTCACACTGCGTTCGTGCAACGAGATCAACGCATAGCAGAGGACCAGAAGGACGGGAAGGAGAACGTTGAGaaagagcggagacaggggtCCAGTGCCCTTCTCGGCGTCGACGAGCAGCTGAAGCAGGCCGATCACGGTGACGTTGCCGCTGACGACGGAGAAACTGGCGAGATAGATGTcaacgaagcagaggctcTGATCCCCGACGAAGAATCCGTCGGGAGATCAGTCTTCCTGCAGGATGCGAGGGAATTTGAAGATGACGATGGCAAGCaagacgacgacgccgacgaTGTGTCCAGTTCACACGACATACGCGCTCGAGACGCACACACTTTCGCGTTCGTGCAGAACACAGaccagacagaaaaggaagaagccgaaggcTCTTCccaggaagacgacgacatGGTCGGCAGtaacgaagagacaggaagcaaGTCGAAATCCGAGGGTGGCGATGCttcagagaaggaggaaaagtcagaaaagggagacacgTCAGAGCGGGGAGACAAatcagagaaggaagacacgacagagaaggaggaaaagtcAGAAAATGGAGACACGTCAGAGCGGGGAGACAAATCAGAAAATGGAGACACgtcagagaaggaagaccagtcaggaaagggagacacgTCACAGCAGGGAGACAAgtcagagaaggaagaaaagtcagaggcggcagacaaGTCCGAGGCGGACACGTCGAAGAACTCGTCGAGTGCAAAAGCCGGAGTAAGTGAGAAATTTAAGAGTGCTGCTCAACCACGTAGCCACCTAGTGCACATTACTACTGGATATTTACCTAAAATTAGAGCGTACCGTGCCACAGTCAATCCATCTCACAGCAGACgtaggaagaagaagaaggaagggggGTCCGAGGACACTGAGTCGAAAGCACACGAGAAACACCGGGAAGGGGAAGCACTCCCGGAACCTCGTGACTCTGAAAAGGAGTCGGAGAGCAAAGCGGAGGCAGCCGCTTCTCACAACGAACCGGGGAACGAGGGCGACGAGGCACCGGGAGACTCAGGTGATCAAGAGCGCCAGGCTGGGGGAGACTCAGTACCCTCTCATCCTGGCGACAACGCAGTGAACGAATCTAGATCCGGTGATAATCGCGGTGAAGCTGGAGAAACACGGGAGGCAGAAAATGACGCTGCGGTGGGTCATTCCGAGGACACGGGAACGGGTGAGACACCGTCGGCAGAGGGTCACCATGGGGAGGAGAGTGGCGCTGAGACGGTTGTTCCATCGGACCCGCGTGAAGAGATGGGCATGGCAGAAGCAAGGTCAGCTAACAGCCCCGAAGAGAACACTGCGGAGGCCACCGGCGGCGGCGCTTCTCCCTACCgtgaagaagcggagacaatAGTACAACCATACACTGACGCCCGCCAAGGAGGCAACAATGATGCCAGTGCTGCCTCGCCCGTAGCTCGCCATGACTACACAGAAGGTAGTCAAGCATCGCCAGCTTCCAGACCCGATGACAATGCACGAGCGACAGGAAGCGACTCGTCGCCTGTGTACCGTGAACATGCCTGGTCGGGCGAAGCACCTGCTGGTGAGGGTCAACAAGAATACACGGGTGGTGCTGGATATGCTGCGCCTGTATCTCATCATGACCAGACAGAAGCGAGTCCAGCCCGGTCAGTGACCACCCCCGAATGGAGCGCACAGGCGACCGGGAGCGAACCACAACCTGGAGAGGGTACAGCACGCGACCAGGAACATGTCGACAATGCTTCTGCTGACCGTCAAAATGCCGAGGCGGAAGGCAATGAAGCAAAATCAGAGGGCAGCCCCGAAAACAATGCACAGGAGACACATGAGACCGGGAGTGAACCACAGCCTGGAGAGGGTACAGCACGCGACCAGGAACATGTCGACAATGCTTCTGCTGACCGTCAAAATGCCGAGGCGGAAGGCAATGAAGCAAAATCAGAGGGCAGCCCCGAAAACAATGCACAGGAGACACATGAGACCGGGAGTGAACCACAGCCTGGAGAGGGTACAGCACGCGACCAGGACCATGTCGACAATGCTTCTGCTGACCGTCAAAATGCCGAGGCGGAAGGCAATGAAGCAAAATCAGAGGGCAGCCCCGAAAACAATGCACAGGAGACACATGAGACCGGGAGTGAACCACAGCCTGGAGAGGGTACAGCACGCGACCAGGAACATGTCGACAATGCTTCTGCTGACCGTCAAAATGCCGAGGCGGAAGGCAATGAAGCAAAATCAGAGGGCAGCCCCGAAAACAATGCACAGGAGACACATGAGACCGGGAGTGAACCACAGCCTGGAGAGGGTACAGCACGCGACCAGGAACATGTCGACAATGCTTCTGCTGACCGTCAAAATGCCGAGGCGGAAGGCAATGAAGCAAAATCAGAGGGCAGCCCCGAAAACAATGCACAGGAGACACATGAGACCGGGAGTGAACCACAGCCTGGAGAGGGTACAGCACGCGACCAGGACCATGTCGACAATGCTTCTGCTGACCGTCAAAATGCCGAGGCGGAAGGCAATGAAGCAAAATCAGTTACCGGGCCAGACGGCGGTGCACAGGCAAATGGAGGTGAATCGGCGGTTACTCAACATAAGCAGGCCAGCGCGGGTGATAGTGAGGGTCGACAAGACTACAGGAATGGTGCCGGATATGCTTCGCCCGTAGCTCGCCATGACCACGCAGAAGCGAGCTTAGCTCGGTCAGCAACCACCCTCGAGGGGCGCGCACAGAACACAGGTACACCGGCGTCTGCTCAACGTGAGGAGACAAAACCCAGACCTGCAGCGGTCGAAGACGTAAGCAAGAATAAGGAACCCGAGATCGAAGAGGAACCAATCCACCTCCAACACACAGGGACCAACGCAAACATAGGACACACGAACGCTACTTCCGCGAATCACCAGCCCACCACAGAGGCCGAAGGCGGTTCAGCAGATGCTCACCACGgtggagacgagcagaaggaaggcgagcacGAGCGTGCGCCTGGTGAAGGGGGTCATGAGGCAGAAGGCGGTTCAGCAGATGCTCACCACGgtggagacgagcagaaggaaggcgagcacGAGCGTGCGCCTGGTGAAGGGGGTCATGAGGCAGAAGGCGGTTCAGCAGATGCTCACCACGgtggagacgagcagaaggaaggcgagcacGAGCGTGCGCCTGGTGAAGGGGGTCATGAGGCAGAAGGCGGTTCAGCAGATGCTCACCACGgtggagacgagcagaaggaaggcgagcacGAGCGTGCGCCTAGTGAAGGGGGTCATGAGGCCGAAAGCGGTTCAGCAGATGCTCACCACGgtggagacgagcagaaggaaggcgagcacGAGCGTGCGCCTGGTGAAGGGGGTCATGAGGCAGAAGGCGGTTCAGCAGATGCTCACCACGgtggagacgagcagaaggaaggcgagcacGCGCGTGCGCCTGGTGAAGGGGGTCATGAGGCAGAAGGCGGTTCAGCAGATGCTCACCACGgtggagacgagcagaaggaaggcgagcacGAGCGTGCGCCTGGTGAAGGGGGTCATGAGGCAGAAGGCGGTTCAGCAGATGCTCACCACGgtggagacgagcagaaggaaggcgagcacGAGCGTGCGCCTGGTGAAGGGGGTCATGAGGCAGAAGGCGGTTCAGCAGATGCTCACCACGgtggagacgagcagaaggaaggcgagcacGAGCGTGCGCCTGGTGAAGGGGGTCATGAGGCAGAAGGCGGTTCAGCAGATGCTCACCACGgtggagacgagcagaaggaaggcgagcacGAGCGTGCGCCTGGTGAAGGGGGTCATGAGGCCGAAGGCGGTTCAGCAGATGCTCACCACGgtggagacgagcagaaggaaggcgagcacGAGCGTGCGCCTGGTGAAGGGGGTCATGAGGCAGAAGGCGGTTCAGCAGATGCTCACCACGgtggagacgagcagaaggaaggcgagcacGAGCGTGCGCCTGGTGAAGGGGGTCATGAGGCAGAAGGCGGTTCAGCAGATGCTCACCACGgtggagacgagcagaaggaaggcgagcacGAGCGTGCGCCTGGTGAAGGGGGTCATGAGGCCGAAGGCGGTTCAGCAGATGCTCACCACGgtggagacgagcagaaggaaggcgagcacGAGCGTGCGCCTGGTGAAGGGGGTCATGAGGCAGAAGGCGGTTCAGCAGATGCTCACCACGgtggagacgagcagaaggaaggcgagcacGAGCGTGCGCCTGGTGAAGGGGGTCATGAGGCCGAAGGCGGTTCAGCAGATGCTCACCACGgtggagacgagcagaaggaaggcgagcacGAGCGTGCGCCTGGTGAAGGGGGTCATGAGGCCGAAGGCGGTTCAGCAGATGCTCACCACGgtggagacgagcagaaggaaggcgagcacGAGCGTGCGCCTGGTGAAGGGGGTCATGAGGCAGAAGGCGGTTCAGCAGATGCTCACCACGgtggagacgagcagaaagaaagagggggTGAGGGCTCTGCTGAGGAGCAAGAACGCGGTTCTGGAGTTGCGTGGGAGGCGGCAGTGCATCCGCATGAACAGGGGAGAGTAACGGAAGCAGAGGGCGAATCGTCTCGCGTTGAAGAGGAACACGAGGCCGGAGGAgcgccagtgcatgcgcaccTCGGCAatgaaggaggaaacgaagtgGGACTGTCTCTCGGTGACCAGAAACAAGGTAGTGGAGGAGAGTCTTCCTCATCTCAAGCTGGTCacgcgaagacagaggaacggAAGTCAGGGTATTCGCATCATGGGCCTGAGACTGAAGAGGATACCGCATTTTCACACTCTGGGGGCGGAACGGGAGATGAAAGGGAAACAAGGCGTTCTAATAGtgaacagaggaaggaaagaacggaGGAGGGAGGAGCAAGGGATCAGCCTCAGaatgagaagaagacggaagagcAACATGCACAGAAGCAGGAGGAACAACATAAACGTGATATCGCTCTCAGCAAACATCAAGAAGCTGAGGAGAATCGTCGACAT GCGGACGTGCTGCTGCAACACCATCATCTCGGGCAAGGCGGGCCTCGTGGACGCACGGCCGTGACGTCGCATTcgcacatgcatgtgcaagATGTGACTCAGCACCACCAGTTGCAGGAGGCTACGCAGATGGCGGGGAAGTTGACCCGCCACTTACAAATTCAGAACTCTCTGAAGCTGAGAGAAATGTTTTTGAAGCGCAAGGAAGTTGGCCACCTCAATTTGCTCAAGCACTTTCAGGATCTGATGCAGGCAGTTGTCTCGAGAATCTACAGTAAACTCAAGGGG GCCAAGCGCTCGCTCAAACGCATGTATTCCCACAGTCGCTCGATCATCAAACGATTCCTGCATGAGACCGACCACAAAGTCGTGCGTCCAGAGGAGCTACCGTCTGCGGTGCTGACGCCCCCGGATGAAGGCAATGTGCTGGGGAAGACAACAAACGGAATAGTCATGGACTGCCCCACAG ATTGCAATCCGGCTGCATGCGATAACAAGCCCGTAGAGCCAGCTCAGTGCTTC AAATACGAAGCAGTTGCCGGTGGCGGAGGCTTTCGGCGGTGCGAGCCGTTTGCGGATCCTCTGACTGCGACATGTGGAAAA GGATTCACTAGATGTGCAATGGCGGCGCCCACGCGCGGCAAGCACTACCAGATGTTTGCCTCG CCTCCAGATCACCCTCTCCCTCAGCCTCTCCTCATTCAAGGAAGCAACTTGCACGCCTGCTTGCGCCTGCTGCCTGTTCACCAAGCGACCAGGTGCAG CCCGGAGAGTGCCGAGACGGTTGAGGCAGCTCTGAAGGATACCCAGGCAGTCGCGCAACAGCCTCCTCCTCACGTTTTGGAACAAGCCGTTCTCTTTGAGAATATCCAG GTCCCGATGCCAGGGTCGTATAAGCTGTGCATGCTCCAATATTGGCGACCTCCTGACTCGAAACCCACCGACAACGTATTCATCATGGGAATCGACGAGATAGGCACTCTCGATGTCCTACAGCAGCCTGACGCAGAAACGTTAAAGCATGTGCAAGGACTGCATAAAAAGGATTCACAAATGCACTAA
- a CDS encoding hypothetical protein (encoded by transcript TGME49_297980~Predicted trans-membrane domain (TMHMM2.0):26-49), whose amino-acid sequence MEGGSQPTVPSTPTSDVVAVEVPSSTNIILNTASLLNWAYYVLAILAFLKVRHAKRRAARSTRRGIRYLEAAVRKKQLEERKKWEEHKGRKATKTSGMKGGASARLSSTLAVFRENEDSHERREN is encoded by the coding sequence ATGGAAGGCGGGTCCCAGCCGACCGTGCCCAGCACACCTACGAGCGACGTGGTTGCCGTTGAGGTGCCCTCGTCGACGAACATCATTTTGAATACGGCCTCCCTGCTGAACTGGGCCTACTATGTTTTGGCAATTCTGGCTTTTTTGAAAGTGCGACATGCGAAGCGACGGGCGGCAAGGTCCACGAGGCGGGGCATTCGCTATCTTGAAGCGGCGGTCCGGAAGAAGCAactggaggagaggaagaagtgggAGGAACACAAAGGCaggaaagcgacgaagacaagTGGCATGAAGGGTGGTGCGAGtgctcgcctctcctcgacgCTTGCGGTGTTcagggagaacgaggacaGCCACGAACGCAGGGAAAACTGA